AACGCTATCGTAATTCAATTTACGAAGCTCAGTCGAAAGTTTTCTTAAATGCGACTCAGTACTTAATCTCAGGGAATAGAGACCTTGCTATTAAGGAATTCTTAAGTGCTGTTGATATTAATCGTGAAACTATTGATACTTATTTTGCTCTTGGAGGTCTTTTTAGATCGAATGGAGAAATTGATAAGGCGATCTCAATTCATCGAAGTCTTATCGCTAGAGAAAGTATTTCAGAAGCACATCGTCTTAGAGCATTAACTGAGCTAGCTGTAGACTTTGACCGTGGTGGGTTTATCGATAAGGCCATCGAAACTTATAAAGATGTATTAAAAATCAATAGAGATCAGTATCAAGTTATTCAGGCACTTTGTCGTATTTATGAAGATACTGGAGACTGGGATCAGGCATATAACTACCGTATTATGCTTTCTAAAGTTGGACATGAGAATCAATCAGAAACAATTTCTCACATCCTTGTTCAAAAGGCGAAATGGAATTTTGAACTTGGTGAGATTGCAAAGTGTGAAGAGGATCTAGAAGATGCTTTTAGATTTGCACCGAGTGTTTCAGCAAAAATTTTAAAGCTTAGAGTTCTTCTACATGAAGGAAATATCGATGAAGCAAAGTTCTATCTTTTGGAGCTTTTAAAAGAGCAGCCTATGTATGCTTCATTCGCATTCGAATCACTTGAGGAAGGGTTTAAAGGTGAAGATTCAGTAAAAGAGAAGTACTTTCAAAGACTCAATATTCTTACTGATTATTTCTTAGGATTGAATGATGCTGATTTAACTTCTTCAGAATCGGTTATCTTAACAAAAGTAAGGCTTTATAAGAGAATGAATAGAGTGGAGGAAGCTTACAATGTTCTTCATTCTTGGATTCAAAACCATAAGGCCCAATCAGAAGTTTTGAAATCAGAGTTTATAAAAATTTTAATTGATCTTAAAAAGAATGATGAAGCTGTAGTTCAAGTTAAAGAGATGCTAAATAATATGCATCAGACTTTGACAAAACACTATTGCAAAGAGTGTGGATTTAACTCCGATGATATCTTTTGGCGTTGTCCACAATGCCATGAGTGGGAAACTATCCAATTTAGATGGAAGGTGTGATTTAGATGAAAAAAGTTCTGGCAATGATGACATTCATTTCGCTCATCAGTACAGTGAGTGCATCGTCTAAAACGATGTTCTTAAATACTCCATATGGACAAATTCACCAGAATGCATCTCGGGTATCAAGAATTATTACTACATTTGAATGCGGTCAACCATTAAAGCTAGTTCGCACAGAAGAACAATTCTCCTTCGTTACCTATGCTAACTATGAAGGATATATCTTCTCAAAGCACTTAGTATCTGAGAAACCTAAAGACTGCTATCAAGATAAGTATAGAAAATTTTTCGAAGAGTTAAATCTTGGGATTTCTGACATGCACTACTGGGCTAAGCTTCAAGATCTTATCGTCGAAGGGAGTTCAATGCCATGAAGATGTTAGTACTGTCTCTCTTTACTATATTTTGTTTTGCTGACGAGTTGCCAATTCAAAATGACTTCGTAAATTTTAATAATATAAAAACTATTTTAAAAAAAGATGGTTTAGAAAAAATTGTAGAAAAAAAGAAAGTAGAAAAGCAAAAAGCAGACAAGCAGAAAGAAGATAAACTAAGGTCTATGTACAATACTCCAAATGACGAAGACTTCTGGAGTATCATGATGCAGTACTGGCTTGTGAAAAATGCTTCTATTTTAAAGTGGGATTTTAATAGACCTGATTATGGGATGATTCCAGCCTTTGAAGCATTCTTGAAAGAAGTTGGAGAGTATGGAGTAAAGTTTAAACTTTTATTCTTCAATAGTAGTAATATTACTCACTTTGCTTTTCCGATGGGGAAGGATAGTTATCTTTTTGTTATTTCAGTTCCGTTTATTAAGACGATGGACCTTTCTAAAACTCAGATATCTGCTCTTCTATATGAGGATCTTATAAGAGTGAAGCAAGGTCATTTCGAATCAATGATAAGTGCGACAACTTTATCTAAATTAAGAAATACAAACTTTTTTCAAAAGTTAGTTCCGAAAAAAGAAATTTCTGATCTTTTACAAGAAATTGATCAGATCGTGTATTCGAAGGGATTTAATTTTCAACAGCAGTATCAAGTGACTAAATACGTAAATACAGTACTACTTAATAATAAAAAGCTTTGGCAGAATTATTATACTTTAATTAATAAGATAGATGAGTTGACGAAAGGAAACCTTCTTTTCAAGAATTATGCAAAAATTTATCCTTCGCCAGAGTTACAAAAAAGCTGGATCGATCCAAGTAAAAAATAATGCTTACAAAAATCAATAATCGACTATCTTCATTTTATCCATTATTTGGCTTCTACTTTCTAGCCTGGGTGGTACATCTTATCATTATTTCGATAATATCGTTCTTCCATTTCAGATTAGACCATCGTTTGATAGTTATTGAGAATTGGATATTTGATTATGCTTGGACTCTAAGCTTAATGTCGAAGGTTATCGCATTTATTCTCTATTGGAGATATTTCTATGAGGATAGAATTAAGAACTTTACGGAGGCCTTTGAGTCATCAGCAAAGAAAAGTATCAATCCAGAAGTTTTAATCTTTACGATTATGAATTTCGCCTTATTGTCATTCTTTGTAAAACCTATCGTTCAAGAGAATGTCTTATTTTCTGCTGGCCCTTCGATTACGCATTACTTATCTGTATTCTTTGTGTTCTTTATTGATCTGATGGTGCTAAAGATATTTAGAAGAAATAAAGGTGAGTTGAATATTAAGGAAGTCGTTATCTGTAGTTCTTTCTTATACCTTTACAATATTGCTGTTTTTCCATTTGGCGAAAATCTAGGGATTTCATTTTATTCATTGATAGTACTGTTTTTTATTTATTATTTTGAATTTGGAAAATCCTATGTCAACTCCTCAATTTATGTCCTCCTTGTACTTTGCCCTCTGTTTGTTATTCTAGGAATAGATCCAGTATGGGGAAGTAAGTTTGCTTATTTTGAGCCGGCAACATCAATAAGAAGAGATGTTGTATTTGCTGTGTTACCAATTGTTACTTATGTATATTTTTCTTTTATAAGAAGGAGAACCTTGTGAATGAACATCAAACTTTAGATATTCTACAAATTATGCTTAATGCAAGTATTGTGGTGAAGGGCGACCTTTTACTACTTGTAATGGCTTCAATTGCATCGTGGGGAATCATTCTTAGAAAATCACTTCTATTTAAAAAAGTATTTGCTAATAATGAGGAATTTTACGATTCATTTCAAAAAGCAAGTTCAATGACAGAACTTTACGATCGTTGTGATAATTATGACGATTCACCTTACAAGAGATTATTCTGCGCTGGCTTCAAAGAGTTTAATAGACTTAGAGAAGCTAATGATGGAGATCTGATGAAGCTTAGAGCTCACTTTGTTGACTTTGGAATGCAGGGGATTGAAAGATCTTTGAATGCAACAAAAATCAAAGTTGAAGAAGAGCTAGGGGATTCTCTAACGACATTAGCTAGTATTGGTTCAATTACACCATTCGTGGGTCTTTTTGGGACGGTTTGGGGAATTATTGATTCATTTGCAAGTTTATCTATGGGAGGAGCAACTCTTGAGACGGTAGCTCCTGGTATTGCAGAAGCTCTTGTTGCAACGGCGATTGGTCTTGTTGCCGCAATCCCTGCGGTATGGTTCTACAATAAGTTTGGAAGTAGAAAAGCTAAAACGTCAGAATCAATGATTTATTTTGGCGAGGAATTTATAAACGAGTTAGAAAGAATAATTGCAAAGAAAACTCACGGGTAATTTATGGCATTTGGAAGCGGTGGAAATGGAAATGGTCCGGTCTCTGATATTAACGTAACCCCGTTAGTTGACGTAATGTTAGTATTGCTTGTTATCTTTATGATAACGGCACCACTTATGTTCAACGGGATTGAGCTTGTATTACCAAAGACTCAAGAATCAAATATCGTCAGTATAAATTCAAGTCAGGTAATTTTGAGTTATACAACTTCAGAGGAGTATTACTTAGGAAAAGAGAAGGTACTTCAATCTGAGATCATTTCTTTTATAAAGAGAGAATTACAAGAGACGAAATCTCAGACTCTTTTTTTAAGAGCTGACTACAAGCTTGATTATGGAAAAGTTGCAAAATTGATGTCTTATTTAAAAGCAAATGGGATTAATCAAATTGCATTAGTAACAGAGGTAGAGAAAGAGTAGTGGTTTATTATCGCAAAATTCCTTATCATCTAGTTTCTTTTGGAGTGCATGCGCTACTTTTCGCACTCTTTTTCTTATTTTCTAAGAACTCATTTTTTTCTAGTAGTCATGACGTTGATAAGTCAAAGATTCGAGTTGTCGGGAAGGCTATTCGAGTTGATGTGGTTGCAATGCCTAAAATGACGATTCAAGAACTGAAGAAGTATGACGAGGCCCCAGGGGATATTAATATTAAGCCACCAGAGCCGAAAAAAGTAGAGAATACAGGTGGTGATGAAAATACTGTTTTTAAAAAAGAAGTAAAAAAAGCTTCTTTTGCAGATATGTTAAAAGATTTAAGTAGTCGTGAGACAACAAAATCAAAAGCGAAGCCTGTCGCAAGAAAAAATGAAGAGCAGGCCGGAGCGGGTGGAATAAGTGGGGACAAGCTTAAAAAGATTATGTCTCTTGGAAATAGAATCAGTGAAGGCTCGGCCTTATATGGGAACGGAGGCGAAAACTCTGGCGATGAGCTTGATAAGTATGCTCTTTCAATAACTGATTTAGTTCGAAGAAATTGGTCACTGCCTGGATTTTTATCAAATAAAGATTTGAGTTGTCAGATTCAAGTCTTTATTTCAAAAACAGGAAAATTAATAAAAACAAATATCATCAAATCAAGCGGCAATACTGATTATGATCAACGAGCGCTAAACGCAATTTTAAAAGTAGGAAACTTTCCTGCTCCAAGTGAAGTCATTGCCAATCAAATATCAACAGGACAAATTGCGCTCGGATTCCCTCTATAAGGAGTAATGATGAAATTACTGATACTTTTAGCTTTATGCTTTAATTTTAATTCTTTTGCACAGAATTCACTAACTATTGTTTCTGTTGGGGATGCTCAAGTTGTTAAAGAAAAAGTTTTCGTAGAAGAACCTTATTTAAATGATGCGAGCTTGTCGTCATTAACGACTACGGGACAGAAGATTGCGGAAATTATTAGAAATGATTTTCGATTCTATCAAAACTATTTTGAAGTAGTGAAGGGGAGCTTCTCTAGGCAAGCATTTGGAACGGTTTCATATAGTGATAGAAAGGAGAAGGTGAATTACTCAATCCAACTTGGAATTTCTAAACTTGAAAATCCTGTTTTATCTGTAAAAGTTTTTAATATTGATAAAGAGTCAGAGATTGCGTCTTCTAATATTGATTTGAGACTAGATCAGAGACGAGTTGCTCACGAAGCAGCAAAGATTGCTTATAAAGCAATCGTTGGAAAAGACCCTATTTTTACAGATCGAATCTTCTTTGTATCTGACTATAGAATGCCAAATGGAATTAAAGAACTATTTGTGATGGACTTTGATGGGGCCAATATCAAACAACTTACTTTTCATAAAGGACTTGTTATATCGCCTGCAGTTTCTCCTGACGGAACAAAAGTACTTTATAGTTTGATTGATGAAAAGAATAAGGGGAGAGCAAAAAATAATAATCTCATGATGCTTGACCTAACAACAGGCAAGAGTGAAATCATTTCAAAAAAAGCAGGGATAAATTCGGGCGCTGTTTTCGCAGAGGATGGGCTGTCTATTTATGTGACTTTATCCATTCATGGAAATGCTGAAATATATCAAATGGAACTTGCTACAAAATCATTAAAAAGACTAACAAGAAACTTCGCTCCTGACGTTGACCCGTCAATTAATGCAAGTGGATCGCTAATGACGTTTCTTTCTGGTCGTCCAGGAAACCCTATGATTTATACGATGATCCCTACAAGCGAAGAAAATAGCGTAAAAAGAATCTCCTATGTTGGAAAATACAATGCTACCCCAAGATTCTCACCTGATGGGAAGGAGATTGTTTTTGCTTCATGGATGGATGAAAGATTCGATCTTTACAAGGTAAACAGTGACGGAAGCGCTCTGGGACGACTTACCAAAGATTTTGGGTCAAATGAAGACCCAGACTATTCAAAAGATGGACAGTTCATTATTTTTACAAATCAAAGGGTTATCTCTCGCTCTGAGGCCGTCCAAAATTTATACATTATGGACATCGAAGGTAAAATTCTAGGTGCTTTAACGCAAAATTTTGGAAAGTGTATAAGTCCTAGATGGTCTAAGTGATCGAAAATACGCAAAATGGTGTATTTTTTTCAAACACCCGAGTATTTTAGTCTTGTAAAAAATACAGACGCAGTGTATTATGAATTTAGATTAACGCACAGCGAAACAAGATTAAAATTAACGGGAGATATGACAATGACTAACTCACTGACTACAAAATCAACAAGAATTGAAGAATTATCGTCTAAACTTCTTTCAACTTTAAATGAGTCTGTTTTCTTTGGTGAGTTAACAAATTATGTTTCTGAGATCATTAAATCAGACGATATTCTTATCAATCTTATTCACGAAGATAATAGCTCAAGACTAGTAGCACATAACGGTAAAGCGATTGAGGATTCTGAAAGAATTGAAAAAGCAACTGGTGCATGTGGACATGTAGTAAAGTCTAGAAGAGCATACTTTTCAAATAACGTTAGTAGAGATCCAATCTTTGCGAACTCTTGTTCAAATGCTGTTGCTGAACTTTGTGTACCAGTATCAGTTGATGGTGTAATCATTGGAACAATCCACTTAAGAAGAAATTCTGAAGAAGTAAAATTTGAAAGAGAAGATATCAATACAGTACTAGAAATTTTAAGTGAAATTAAAGCACCACTTCTTAATATGAAGATGTTCCTTTCGGCTAAGTATTTAAATGAATCATTGGCAAGAAAGATTAAAGAAAAAGAAATGGAACTTCTAAAATCAAGAAATGGAATCCAAATTGCTGATACATACAAAATCTCTGAAAGAGAAATTATTGGTAAGTCAGCTATTATGAAAGAACTTATCTCAAGAGTTGATAGAGTTGCTGTAACTAACGCAAACGTACTAGTTAACGGTGAATCAGGTGTTGGTAAAGAAATGATCGCAAGAAGAATTCACTGTAGAAGTGAAAGAAGAGATCACGCATTTATCTCTGTTGATTGTTCAATGGGAACTGAAGAGCAACTAGAAGCAGAAATTTTTGGAAAAGAAGAACTAGACCTTGCAAGAGGATCAAGAACAATTAAAGGAATGGTAGAAGCTTGTGATGGTGGAACACTATTCGTAAATAATATCCATAGATTACCAGTAAGACTACAAGCTAAACTTGTAAGCTTTATGAGAGATGGAATCTTCTTTAGAGTTGGTTCTCAATCTCCACTTAAGTCTGATGTTAGAGTTATTGCAGCTTCTAACAAAGACCTTAAAGATATGGTTTCTGAAGGAACATTTAGAGAAGACCTATACTTTGTAATCGCAACTGTTGGTCTAAGAGTACCTTCTTTAAAAGAGAGAAGAGAAGATATTGAAGTACTTGCTAACTTCTTCTTAAATAAAGATAAGAATGTAGAAAATCAAAAATCAATGTCTCCTGGTGTTGTTAAACAACTTTTAGACTATAACTGGCCTGGAAACGTAAGAGAGCTTCAATCAATTATGGAAAGAGCATATATTCTTTCTCCAAGTTCAATCATCGAAAGAGATCACTTGGCAGATTGCGTAAAAGCTGAAGTAGTTGAAGTTGTTGAAACTGAGAAAGTAGAAATGAACTTTAGAGAGATGACTCTTAATGATCTTGAAAAGCACCACATTTGCCAAACTTTAGAGCATTTAAGTGGTAACAAGACAAAAACAGCTAAAGTTTTAGGAATTACAGTAAAAACTTTATATAATAAGCTTCACAGCTACGGTATGATTGACGCAAAAGAGGCGTAATCAAGAGAATTAATTGTAATATTGTTTTTAAAAAAGTAAAATATTCCGTGGAGGAAATTATATGACAACTGAATTAATCCAAGCTGAAGCAATTAAGAATACGAAGAATTTTAGAAATTCTGCAGATATTGAAAACTTCTACCGCTTTGTTCATGAAAATGACCTAAGATTTGAAGCAAAGAAAGTATTCGAGTTGATTATGCAAGCAATCAACGAAAAAACAAAAAAGAAAACTAGAAAATCTAGAAAAGTACAATAAATAAAATACAAAAAATCCCCTCAGCCGGAAGAGGGGATTTCTTTTGAGGCCAACATGGATGTTGTAAAAAGTAATATCGTATTTGATCCGTTATACGGATTTATCAATCTCACCCCACTTGAAGTAGAAATCATTCATAGTCCTTTTTTTCAACGTCTCAGATGGATTAAGCAATTAGGTTTTTCTTGTTATGTATTTCATGGCGCGGAACACTCACGCTATGGACACTCTATTGGAGTAATGCATAATGCTCATCATATTTTAAAGTCTTGTGGACGTGCTGTTTCTGACGAAGAATTACATGATCCAAAGTGTCTAACCAAAGAAGCGATTTATCATAAGGCCATTAGAGTATCAGCTCTACTTCATGATATTGGAACATTCTGTTTTTCTCATACAACAGAGATGGCATATATTAGATTCGGTGAAACAACTAATAAGCGTGGTGGAAAAGGTTTAAAAGATGATCATGAAAATCTTGGATCTTTTATAATCAAAAATACAAACTATGAAGGTGGTTTAACTTATATCCTTGAAAAGTATGGTATTGATCCACAAGAGGTTTCTGACCTAGTAAAAGGAGTGCATCCATCGGTAATGGCAAATCAAATTCTACATTCGGAAATTGATTGTGACAGAATGGACTATCTTCTAAGAGATGCTCACTATACAGGTTTAAAGTACGGAGCTTATGACCGTGATTATTTACTTCATCACTTTAAATCGATGAGAGTAGGTGATCATGATATTTTAACAATTAAGCACAACGCTCTTCACTGCGTAGAAGATTTTCTAAATGCAAGATTTGCTTGGTATTCGCAAGTAATTCGCTCTCCTCGTGGAGCACGGTATGATGCTATCGCAGAAAGAGTATGTTTCCATTTCTTAGAAAAAGGTTATGTGTACCGTTATAGCGATCTTCTCGATATGATCTCTAAAGAGCCGATGAAGTTCTTTGGATTCAACGATAGTTACTTTATGAATACTGTTCATGCTAAGTATATCGATGGCAGTCTCGATAATGTTCCAGATATTAAAGATATGGCGAAAACACTTCTTTTAAAAACTGGTGCGGTTTCTATTAAGGCCGATGAACTCAAGCAAGTTCTTCTCAATCAAGATGATATTAGTGGTAATGAGAAGGTTTTCAAGAAGGCCCATAATAAAGCGAAGCAAATCGAAGCTGTTATTCAGGAGAAAGGATCAAGTGCTGACTGGGTTCTTCCTGATATTCCTTCAAAGATGATTATCTTTGTGAAGTCTCCAAAGGCCATTGCAAAAGATAATAATATGTCCAATCTTTTACTTGAGAGAGATCCTGTTAAGATCAGTTATCAAAATGGTGACGTTAAACTATTAGCAGATGTTGAAAACTCTATTATTTCTAAGCTAAGTAGAAGCATGAGCTACACACCAAATGTTTTTTGCTCAAATAGTGCATTCGAACTTCTTGTGAAAGAGGGGATTGCGACGAGGATTCCATAAAAAAAGGAGCCTTCGAGCTCCTTTTTATTTTTATTTTCTTAAATTTTTTCTTCGCTCAATAAGTGGAGTGTAAACGCCTTCAAGACTATCGCCATTATATTTAATTTCTTCAAGCTCACCAGTTAATAATTTAACATCAGAAGTAACAAATAAAACTTCAATATAACTATCCAATGTTTGGTAGTTTCTAATGAATGCTTTCTCTTCAACTGGATTGTCTATATTGAGGAGAAGACAAATAATATTTGCGGAACCCTGTGGTTGAGTCATGCGTGGGATCATAAAACTAAGATCATCAACAAGATTACCTAAAAGCTCTTCACGCTGTTCTTGATCATCAGGAAGAAACTTATTATTTATACTAAAGAATGTTGCTTCAACACCCATATATGCATGTGTCTTCTTATCGATTGATAAGAGAGCAATACTCTCATCACTTGGAGAAATAAGGTACTGCTTAGTTAATTCATCATAGAATGGAGTAAAAACAAAGTTATCAAAGTGGCTGCCATTATGGTTGATACCAATAACATTGATTCTCTCTGAGTTTGAAACTTCTTTAATAAATTGGCCGAGCATAATTGGATATACTGTTTGTCCATTTGATTCGGCTACAGCTTGAGCACGGTCGGTATAAGCTAGAAAAACTGAAAGACCCAGATCTTTTAGTTCAGCCCTCTTAAAACATTCTCCATCTTGAATAGAGTAGACGATATCGTAAAAAGATAGCGTAACTTCATTCTGAGTTAAAAGTGACTTGAGTAGGCTAGGTCTTTTAAAATCTGATCCAATTTTCTGTAACATTTTATCCTCTATTCAGCTTTCTGATATATTGTTAACCCATCGTGGGTAACTCTTTTTAAATCAATATCAAGTCCAATTAAGCTTTCGCCGTTTCCAAGAACAAGAAATCCTCCAGGCTTTAAAGACTTCGTGATATTCTTAAGAATTGCTTCCTTATTATCCTTGTCTTGATAAATAAGAACATTACGACAAAAAATAATGTGGTAATTGTTCTCTTTGAATTTTCCTGTTAGGAGATTAAATTCAAAGAATTTTACCTTCGATCTTAATTCCTTACTGACTTCCCAGTTCTCATCAGGAAGTTGTTCAAAGTATTTCATTAGAGTCGTAATTGGTAAACCACGTTGAACGTCCAGACCGTTATATATTCCTTTTTTAGCCTTATCAAGAGCTGTTTGAGAGATGTCTGAGGCTTCAATCATGACGCGAGGAAAGAAGCTCTTGTCCTTCATATCATTAATAGACATAAGAATTGAGTAAGACTCTTGACCAGTACTCGCTGCACAACTCCAGATATTGAAAAGTCCCATTGTATACTTTTGGGCCAATTCCGGAAGCATTAGAGTGGTTAGGGCCTTGAAAGGTTTATTGTCTCTAAAAAAATAGGTCTCGTTATTTGTAGAAAAATTAATAAGAACAGCGTGCATATCAGGAGTGATATTTGCCTTATACATCTTATATAATTCTTCAACAGTGTTCACTTCAAAAACCTCTAAGAGATCCTTAAATCGTGAATCAAGGCGATAGTAATCCTTCTCTAAGTAGGTGATTCCAGTGTGCTGATAAATATAATCAGCAAAGAACTTGTAAATTTCATTACTTGTAGCCATTTTTTCTCCAAAATTCGATACTGATATAAGTATATGTCTATCTATCAGGATTAATATGAGGAAAATCATTTCGGGGGAGATTTATCGTGTATTATTTCCTGACTTTTTTTGTCTTTTAAACAAAGTTTTGAAAAAAAATCAAAAATGTACTACAATAATTAAAGGTCCAAGGACCATAGATTCAAGTTAGGATGATTTGAATAATTAGAAAGGATTCTGCAAATGATATCAGAAGGTTACCGCCAAACTCCGGATAGTCTCTTCAGTGAGCCTCATCACCAAAGCCAGACACTTTTTAGATTAGACAACGTAAGAGTTAGTTATCGTGATTTCGATGCTCTTAGAGATGTAAATTTACAAATTCGTTCAGGCGAAATTATTTTTTTAACAGGTGCCTCTGGAGCAGGTAAGACAACATTATTAAATGTACTTGCTGGTAATATCAGACCGAGTTCTGGAAAGATTCAATCTTCTAATAATCAGTTCGTTGCCCAAGTTTTTCAGGACTTGAAATTGATTGAGCGCTTAACATGTAGAGAGAACCTACAATTTGCATTTGATCCATCTATTTATAAAAATAAAAAAGAATTTGATTCTGATCTTGAAGAATTAGCAAAAATCATGGGTATAAGTAATCGCCTTGATTCGAAATTATCTGAAGCAAATGGCGGTTTGAAGCAGAAAATTTCGATTGTAAGAGCATTATTAACAAGACCTAGCGTGTTTCTAGCTGATGAACCAACGAGTTCTCTTGATTATGAAAATGCGAAGAGATTTTTTGACCTTCTTAATATCTATAACGTGAAAAGAAAAATGACTGTGGTATGGGCATCTCATAATAGAGAGCTAGTTCAAAAATTTAGTGGAAGAATTATTCATTTAGATAAAGGTAGATTGATTCATTCGGGGCATGCATGTTTTATATAAGCGAAACGTATAATTTTATAAGAAAGAATATTGCTAAAACTTTAGTTCTAAGTTTTTTCTCAATAGTTTTATTATTCGGCTTTTGTAACTTTACTTATTTTCAAGGTGAAATTTCTAAAAGACTACCAAGTGTCGAAAATCAGCACTACTTTAATGCTCTTGTTGATCACAAGATCAATGTCTTCTCAATCAAAAGAAAAATTGAAGAACTTCCAGGTGTGACAAAGTTTGAAGTCCTAGGAGATGAGGTAACCAAATCGTACCTTGAAGATCTAAATACAACTTTAAACCTTTCAGAAGAAGAACTAGTTGAGCTTAGTAATATGATTACTATTAAGGTTTCAATGACTCCTGAGTTAAACGAGTCATCAATTAGTTTGATTAGAGAGTATATGAACCGCTTAGCTGGTTCCCAGAACATCATGCTTGGAGGAGTTAAAAAGAAAATCAATAATGAGGTAGTTTTTAAAAATCTCATCAGTATTATAAAAAAATGGCCACTTCAAATAGCTCTTAGTGTTCTCTTAGCTTTTTGGATGGTGAGTTTCCTAAGTATTAGAAATGAAATAAAGAAAGTTTCTTTTATTATTGAAAATTTTCAACGTAAAA
The Bacteriovorax sp. Seq25_V genome window above contains:
- a CDS encoding ABC transporter ATP-binding protein, producing the protein MISEGYRQTPDSLFSEPHHQSQTLFRLDNVRVSYRDFDALRDVNLQIRSGEIIFLTGASGAGKTTLLNVLAGNIRPSSGKIQSSNNQFVAQVFQDLKLIERLTCRENLQFAFDPSIYKNKKEFDSDLEELAKIMGISNRLDSKLSEANGGLKQKISIVRALLTRPSVFLADEPTSSLDYENAKRFFDLLNIYNVKRKMTVVWASHNRELVQKFSGRIIHLDKGRLIHSGHACFI